The Magnolia sinica isolate HGM2019 chromosome 9, MsV1, whole genome shotgun sequence sequence tgttttttaatggttgactctcattcagcactgtttcctaaaatgttgtccacttaagatttggatatatctcatttttggtctcataccgtaaaatgatctgtaaaaatagatggatgacatgaaacgaatacatcatggtggggcccatagagcaccgaccactagccattggctggtgtcagggggagtagccaatctgttttcaTATCTGTAGGGCGTCTCTTGGACGCCCTACTTTCACTCACGTACACCTCACAATTTCTGTGgtctccactatgatgtatttgttatatccacaccatccatccattttgagatatcattttaagtcatgagctaaagaatgaggcagatataaatctgtagtggaccccaccacagaaaacagtgggaagagtgattcccaccgttgaaactatcttaaggcccatcgtaatgtttatttgaaatctaacctgtggaaaagttaaaaaatacatgaaataagggaaaacacaaatattatcttgatataaaacttttatggcctttagaagtttttaatgatgggcatcacTATCACACTGTTTTCGtcgttggggtccactggagcttaggatttaactcgttctttggatattgccctaaaatgatctctccaaatggatggaaggtgtggatataaaacatacatcatggtagaatgagagatatataaatattaggtggaccacaccacatgaaaacaatagtgattggatatccatcattaaaatccaatCTTACATGAAAAAGTGGAATAATGActtcaactgttgaaacctttctaggccccacagtgacgtttatttgtcatccaacctgttcataagatcatacagacatggatgaagggaaaacacaaatataagcttgatccaaaacttctgtgacccctaagaaTTTTGCAACGATAGAAGTTcatttcacactgtttcctatagtatggtccatttTATCGCtggatatgtttaattttttgggttcaagccataaaattatctgataaaatggatggacaaagtggattaaaTACATTAGTCATGGTGaactccacagagtttactcagtatgctaaacGTACTGAGTTACCTGTACGCAATCGGCTTCCTAGTGAAACAAATTGTCTACTCCCTTACCACCAGCCATGTGCGCCCCACTACTATatcttttatccatgttgttcatccatttttacatatcatttcagagattgataccgaaatgagatggatatacatctcaggtggaccacacaacaggaaaacaatagtgattggatatccatcattaaattcctcctaaggcccactctactgtttatttaacatccaatctgttgattagttcatacagacctagattaagggaaaaaactaatataagacggctaaggaccgtgtCTAATGCAAACGGTCTTTAACtatctcagataaccaatataagatggctaaggaccgtctctaatgcggagggtctttgaccgtctcagatgaccgctaTAGGATTGCCAATGACCGTCTCtcatgcagacggtctttgactatctcagataaccaatataagatggctaaggaccatATCTAttgcggacggtctttgaccatctcagAAGACCACTATAGGACTGCCAATGATTGTCTCAAATGCAAACGGTCTTTGACTGTCTTAGATAACTGcatataagacagctaaggaccaTCTTTAATgtagatggtctttgacagtctcagatgacCGATATAGGACTGCCAATGACTGTCTcaaatgcagacggtctttgaccgtctcagataactgcatataagacagctaaggaccgtctttaATTATAGACGGTCGATAGCCGTCTTTTCTCGGAAGTCACCGATGGTTTCTGACTGTCTTTAATTTTTTGTGGATGTTCAACATTAATAAGACGATTAAGGGCCATCTCTAGTTTTAGAGATGGTTAAGGACTGACTGTCTTTAAATTAAGGGATTTTGCAGACGGTTCACAACCGTCtcaaaatttgtcttattttcccATTTTTTCACGTAGTGACATGAACAACAGTTTTAGTTGAGCAAAAAAATTGCATCAAACAATGAGCACTAGTTTACATTcaatgggttgaaaattgtacCGATTGAATGGCTAAGATTATCGAAACTTTAGTTATCTTTGGGTTTCGACCACACCATTGTGGCCCACTGGATTGATGGCTCCAATTGCACTAGACATGGTTCGTGTATACAGGGAAATGATGACCTCAGCATTTGAACACTGTGAGTCTGTGATCCTGTGCTTGTGGTGTAGAAAGTATGCGCAGGAGTCTAAAAGGGTGCCACCACCAGTCAGCTTGATGAGCTTGCTGCTCAGACTGCTGCTGCAATGACTGCCAACCACCTTAATTATGCATCTATAGGTGTTGCATTTTTgcatttaatttcttttttactaCATATGTTTTTGGTTTTGGAATTGGATCTGATTTGGGTTTCTATCTAGTATATCTAACATTTATGAAAAATCATACCTAAGGGAGGTATATGTTTTTAGATCTTATATAGGAACTTTTGAGAGCATGgtaaaaatctcttatatttttttctttttcaattctctttataAAACATCAGATCCTTGTGTGGGTTTTTTTGATCTGCCTTATTCCCTCGGATGTGTGTAAAACCCTGTCCACCACGCCAATGTACATgctaaagtggatcacactataTATTCTCTAGCCCGACCAGtcaatcaaatgggtcacgctGTAGATTCTATCTGCTAAATCTAGCAGGCTCCCTTATCAGGTTGGCCATAGCTACaaaattaaatattatttttctcCATACATTTGTTTCATATGACGTGTTCCATCTGACGATTGGGCTGATTTAGAACCATAATATCTACACGTTCCAACACACTTGATGAATCGGTCAGATCTTGCACATGTTTGTTACATTCTCACATGCATTGGTGTGTAGATGCACAGGTCCATACACATGTACAGGCTTAGCaaacctttgatttttggtgGGTTGGGCTTTTTGAGGCAACGCATATGATGGGTGGTATAGATTCTGTTAACATTTCACTAGACTCCAAATCTCACTACAACAATTGGGAGTTTTACCAGCACTCGAAAGCGCCGCTAATTGTAATAGTGGTGCTAACCAAGCGccgataaatgggtatgtcgGGAAAAGTATTGGCGGCACTAGGTGAGTTTTAGCGGCGCTTGTCTAAGCGCCAATAATTGTATTTTTTCCCGACGCGAATAAGCGCCGGTAAAGGTTGCTTCAAGCGCCGGTATAAGTGGTTTCTGAACACTTTTTCTCGTGAAAAAGCATCGTAAATTTTCTACACAAGCGCCGCTAAAGCTTTTGTATAGATTTGATAAGCCCGCATGCCAGTAAtttcttttattatatataattcaatcgaaacctgtatttttaaaatatttgaaacataaaaatgatgccatacaaataaaactgaatattaaacaaaatttatattactagacaataaaaaatatatataatatttattacaatacacATCTTCAATTTGATGAGTTGGCTAAAAAATATTAATGTTAATTGATAACTAATACAACAGATTTCCTTCACTTGAGGGTTATCTGGGGGGCTTATGCCATACAAATATCCTGTAATTTGAGTCCGAAGATTTGCTATACAAATAAACTTCTTCAAAATGTTCTTAGGCATGTGTGTGTGTAGCCTGTCTCCTATAATCAGGAATTACTCACATAAGTTCAGTTTCCAGAACCATGAAAGTTAAAAAGTGCATACAATGGAAAATAGCCATAATTATTTACCTTAATGTCCTCAGTGTTTACATAAATATGATTTGACTCTAAGATATAACTTCGTCGCTGAGATTGCTTACACACGCCAATCAGTTTTAGAACCAAATGCTGCTTGCTCATGGGGGCTTGTTGTGGTGACAATGAGTTCATCGCCGTGCACAATTGTTGTCCTTGTTGTGACTGCTATAAGTTGGCTTGCTTCTTTTGCCTGCGCATGAAGATTTGCTTAAAGATTAAGAAGCTTCTCAGCTTGATAGACTTTTATTAAACACATCACCTGCTTCTCAATCTCCGTAATCTATTGCCTCTGTTGTGAAGGTGGAGTTATCTCAGCCCCCAGTATTATATCACAAATTTCAGACTGTGTCAGTGCCGAGGTGTTTATATTATTCTTCTTGGCATAATCTGAGAGTATAAGATCTCTCAGAGCAACCTCAACCTGCATTGAAGGAGATATTAGCAACTCTCATATATGAACATTAAGGTAGCAATCACTAATTCTACTTCACAACGCATCATGGTATATGATTTCACACCCTGTAACAGCTATTGGGTCTATCAACACATGATAGACAATCGTATACTGCCCCATTGGGGTTAATTCCAATAGGGAGCTACAAGATTTGAAACAAGTAAATTTTCCTAAGTATGCATGTACACATTAGGGTATATGAGCATTCATGAATGTATGCATCTAACAGTCTACGTGCATTCAATACCATCTTTTTTTAATGTTCCAACCCTGTAAGGGGTGTGATCAATTTAATAGATAAGAAATACCTAGATGCGGCCATTCCTGGTAATTTTCCTCACATTTGAAGCACTTGAATTGAGAAACAAAACATTAGAATTAACAATTTGCTTGGGAGCAGGAGACAACAATACTTGCACTATTACAATGATTGCAGCCACAATTTGTTTCCAAGCAAATGGGATTAGtttccacttttctttttcttttcttttttaagttctTGTTTAGCAAGCCATACTAACTACAAATTCAGCTTACTAAAGTCCATACAAAAAAGGAAGACTTAATTAACTAAATTTCTAAAAGTTTTAGAGGAAATGGATGGAGGTCATTAGTAGTAAAACAGTGGAAATCAGTAACAAttccttgatttttgggaaataTAGCCTTCaatccaaccaaaaaaaaaagaagcaaagaagTAAACATTTTTTGAGATTTCAGAAAATGAACAGTCATGTTGGATGCGGATATACTGTAATTAGAATGCTCTCCAACCAAAAAAGTAAGAGCCGCTAATAGCTTAACAACCAAAAAGTAAGAACACAattaaaagaaactaaaaatcaatcaaaagaaagcaaaaaagtaAACATTTTTTGAGATTTCACACCTTTGCTGCATGGGAAAATCCAGATTGATGAGCTAAATTTCTTGCTATCTCACAGAGATCACAAGCAGTGAGCTTCCATACCTGAAAAAGTATCACTCTTTAAGTGACCTGACCTTGGATGTTTGGAAAAAATAGCAGGAATTGAAATCAAATAAACCTGTGCAGCAAAACTATATTCCAGAAACAAGGAGTTGTTGCTCAATGGAGACATCGCCAATCCAATCTGAGAAATAAATGTAATAGATAAGCATTAATCACTTTCACAGAAAATGAGAATAGTAATTCAAATAACAGAACTATAAAATAGAGCTTATTAACATTTGTAGGATAATCACCTGTGCAAGCATATAACAAAATTGTAAGGTACttgataacaaaaataaaaatatatatataaggacaCACTGTCAGCAATTATGTGTTAGGGGATCTTTTCAAAAGTTCTACTTATCAAGACAATGCAAACAGAGAATGACAAAAACACAATGTCTAATTAATGCTTCTATTACTTACACTTCCTTTCCCTCCAAAGCCTTTTCTGATTTTGACTTTTAAAAGGCTTCTAGCTGTTCTAAATTCTCAAATTACAAGATTATCAGAAAAAACAGTCAAGGTAAAttaccaaagaaaaagaaaataaaaaaggaaaaaagaaaagatgagaaaagttGTACAAATGGAGGTAAACAGGCATCTCATAGGGAGGTAAAGAGAAGAACGTGAACTATACAATGTTTGACTAGACTAAACAACATTTGTTTTGACAAGCAACCATACAGGCAGATTAATCTTCCTACAATCCAAGAGGTTCATCAAATGTGACTCATCTTGAATGAGCATATCCTAAATATCTCATCCATCATtggaagcaaaaaataaaaattaaaaaaaatatatccatatgctagatagttttttttttttttcttttttttttgggtcattgaatgtgaaccattggctAAACCACCATTTCCATGTCACTAATTAGACTTCCAAAGCATCGTCTGTCaatgatgggcccaacaaatgaactTTCTAGGTCACCATAAGGGCCCCACCCATATAGTTTCTTGGCCAAGCAAAAAAATGTTGTGTTCAATGGGGCATCATAATTCTTTTGGGTGTGAAACGATGTCTGGCTGaggaattcaaaaaaataaaaataaaatcccattTGAAAGCATTTTGAGTTAGCATTAAAATGATTCCTTGATAATGTGATCCCTCCATGATTCTAGGAAGTTATTGCCAAAGTATGGTGGGTACAAGAATACAATGGGATTATAGTTTTGAGGTTTTTAACTGGCCTTCTAATTTGTTTAGAATTTGGTTaggtcttatttttattttatgcaaAAGTAGAAAAATGTGAGGGATTGCTTAGGTGAATTTTTTTAATGACTACAATTAGATTATATGGATAGTTGGGATTTTTCCATACTTATACATGCTTGTAGAGCCTACTTTGATGATAGTCAAACATAGAATtaggcttcttctttttcttttttttctattctTAAGAGAGATTCTCTTCCTTTTGGAAGAGTGAATCTCAATTCTTGGTTGTGATGCTTAAGCAAATTATTGGGGTGCTAATGCACATCATGGTATGGATCtggcataaaaaataataataataaaaattatatgatCCAATGGTTTCTTccaaatgtggaagttcatttgCCTGATGAATGTGATCATTGCACTGTTTTCAAATGTTTGTAGATGCACAACTAATAAATGGGTGGAGCTATCAAACCATGAAAATGCACATATGGGTCTGTAAAAAGATATTCAACATGCTTCAATACAAAGTTCATGCAGAAAGTCGAGTTTGTCTGACAGTGTCCTTGATCGTGCATGTGCATGATCGAAGATCAATGTTGTTTGATGTTGGCCACAATTGTAATGAAAGAGGAATCGTAATGCACAAAATTATATTGCTTCATGATAGTCGAAGGTTGGCCtggattttgattttgaaaatttgattttgctAGCCTAGGCCCAACCCATTGCCAAGCTTTGTTAAAAGGAGAACATTACATAGGATAGATGCCATTCACATATGAAAACTATCTTAATATGCTTTAACCCAAAAATCACAAGCTACTTATTGAGAAGTCATGAATTACAAATAAAATCAATGTCAAACAGACTGCTGATCAGAAACTATCCTTAAGAGAAAAAGCAAATTGCCTAAAACAATGGAAGATCTACCATACCTCAATTCCAACATTATGCAAGGCTTTCACCATTTGTCAGAACTAGCATAGCGGCCCATTGGAGTAAAGAAATTTATGGTAGAATAACCCCATGAATTGATCTTGGAGATTATAGTGTTCCAGAAAAATCAGAAACAACAACAAATTTCTCAAATAAGCAAGAGGCCCTTTAGATTGTTTTCAGGTTTCCCTCAATCAAAAGTTCCTGAGTTTTTCACTAATGTGCTAAGACTGCtcaaagggagaaaaaaaaaaaggaagaagaagaagaagattcaacAAAACCAGTATACTTATTTAAGGCAACATCAGGCCATGTGATTTTGAGCCAACAACCATACAATGGTGTGTGCTAATTAGTGAATGAGTTGGATTCATGAATGAATGGCATTTCTAAATTATCATGCTTATGAAATTTGGTGATTAGAATTTCTCCAAGGCT is a genomic window containing:
- the LOC131254726 gene encoding uncharacterized protein LOC131254726; protein product: MSPLQKQYYKWILECNFHNLNKGVYGNQIGLAMSPLSNNSLFLEYSFAAQVWKLTACDLCEIARNLAHQSGFSHAAKAKEASQLIAVTTRTTIVHGDELIVTTTSPHEQAAFGSKTDWRV